One window of the Staphylococcus equorum genome contains the following:
- a CDS encoding nitroreductase family protein gives MINNDFEDIVMNRKSVKLFDEQVKISTSEMDEMIQKATKAPSSVNMQPWRFLVVESEEGKDKLRPLIRFNTRQNDSSSAMVVIFGDMQSHEYGEEIYNNAVKQGLMPEDVKDELLGKVLPFYRSLEKTEMNDIIKIDSSLAAMQFMLVARAYGYDTNPIGGFESDQIAAAFDIDSERYEPVMIIAIGKAKNPAHGSYRLPAETITKHV, from the coding sequence ATGATTAATAACGACTTTGAAGATATAGTAATGAATAGAAAATCTGTAAAACTTTTTGATGAGCAAGTCAAAATATCAACCTCAGAGATGGATGAAATGATTCAAAAAGCAACAAAGGCACCATCATCAGTCAATATGCAACCATGGCGCTTTTTAGTTGTAGAGAGTGAAGAAGGTAAAGATAAATTACGCCCGCTTATACGCTTTAATACACGTCAAAATGATTCTTCGTCCGCAATGGTAGTTATCTTTGGGGATATGCAAAGTCATGAATACGGTGAGGAAATCTATAATAACGCTGTCAAGCAAGGATTAATGCCCGAAGATGTGAAAGATGAATTACTTGGGAAAGTATTACCTTTCTATAGAAGTTTAGAAAAAACTGAAATGAACGATATTATAAAAATTGATAGTAGTCTAGCTGCTATGCAATTCATGTTAGTTGCCAGAGCTTATGGTTATGATACGAATCCAATAGGTGGATTTGAAAGTGATCAAATAGCCGCAGCCTTTGATATCGATTCAGAACGTTATGAACCTGTTATGATTATAGCAATAGGAAAAGCAAAAAATCCTGCTCATGGTTCATATCGTTTACCAGCAGAAACAATTACTAAGCACGTATAA
- a CDS encoding CapA family protein codes for MWKYRIMMTMLFTVFIFFSGLCLHDQKQLVDKVSFYAVGDNLIHPVVYQDALQVDGNFDFKPMYEYLEKDIESADISYINQESPIGGDEKGFSGFKQFNTPTDIADDIVDVGFDIVNGSNNHTLDQGTDGLRNEINLWKQFDDILYTGAFNSQKARDHIPVVERNGIKVAILSYTYGTNDISPEKPYHINYFDEAQIKEDVAKAKTQSDAVIVSAHWGSEGKHEPTRKQNKYAEVFANAGVDVVIGTHPHVIQPIEWVKGKDNHKTLIAYSLGNFLNGQSTGDESNVLGGNIRFNIEKLPKGVTIKNVKWQSLITHYEIANPLDDNTRHSFKMYPLKRYDDKLAKRHALSYDDENDVTKERLETITKDVIDKQYLTPDSY; via the coding sequence ATGTGGAAATATAGAATAATGATGACAATGTTATTTACTGTTTTTATATTTTTTAGTGGATTATGCTTGCATGACCAAAAGCAATTAGTAGATAAAGTTTCATTTTATGCAGTTGGAGATAATTTAATTCATCCAGTAGTTTATCAGGATGCGTTACAAGTTGATGGTAATTTCGACTTTAAACCTATGTATGAATACTTAGAAAAAGATATTGAATCTGCAGATATTTCTTATATAAATCAAGAATCACCAATTGGTGGAGATGAAAAAGGATTTTCAGGCTTCAAACAATTTAATACGCCGACGGATATAGCGGATGATATCGTTGATGTGGGATTTGACATTGTTAACGGTTCGAATAACCATACGCTTGATCAAGGAACCGATGGATTGCGGAATGAGATAAATTTATGGAAACAATTTGACGATATCTTATATACTGGCGCGTTTAATTCACAAAAAGCGAGAGATCATATACCTGTTGTTGAGAGAAATGGAATCAAAGTTGCAATATTAAGTTATACATATGGCACAAATGATATTTCTCCTGAAAAACCGTATCATATCAATTATTTTGATGAAGCTCAGATTAAAGAAGATGTAGCGAAAGCTAAAACACAAAGTGATGCGGTTATTGTGTCGGCACATTGGGGAAGTGAAGGCAAACATGAACCAACGCGTAAACAGAATAAATATGCTGAAGTATTTGCAAATGCAGGCGTAGATGTTGTAATTGGGACACATCCTCACGTCATTCAACCTATAGAATGGGTAAAAGGAAAAGACAATCATAAGACGCTAATAGCTTATTCCCTGGGAAATTTTTTGAATGGGCAAAGTACAGGTGATGAAAGTAATGTATTAGGAGGTAATATTCGTTTTAATATTGAGAAATTGCCCAAGGGCGTAACGATTAAAAATGTTAAATGGCAGTCTTTAATTACGCATTATGAAATAGCCAATCCACTTGATGACAACACACGACATAGTTTTAAAATGTATCCACTTAAAAGATACGATGATAAGTTAGCAAAACGCCACGCACTAAGCTATGATGACGAAAATGATGTTACGAAAGAACGTTTAGAAACAATTACTAAAGATGTCATCGATAAACAATATTTAACTCCGGATAGTTATTAA
- a CDS encoding GNAT family N-acetyltransferase, with translation MMTIRKANQEELKIINETVPTVFKEAITAEFDLSDHAMRSASKQLINEGAEYYVLIEEGHMKGFVLIDDKTDYFIQEEYGFIYELYVFDEYRRHGVAEELIQFVGEYFKAKNIKEVRLNVFANNFAKKLYEKMGFCDRNITMSMQITD, from the coding sequence ATGATGACAATTAGAAAAGCAAACCAAGAAGAGTTGAAAATAATCAATGAAACGGTACCGACCGTGTTTAAAGAAGCAATAACAGCAGAGTTTGACTTATCAGATCATGCGATGAGATCAGCGTCAAAACAATTAATAAATGAAGGTGCTGAGTATTATGTATTAATAGAAGAAGGACACATGAAAGGTTTCGTGCTTATAGATGACAAAACAGATTATTTTATTCAAGAAGAGTATGGTTTTATATATGAGTTGTATGTATTTGATGAATATAGAAGGCACGGGGTCGCTGAAGAATTAATACAATTTGTCGGCGAGTATTTTAAAGCGAAAAATATCAAAGAAGTAAGGCTGAATGTTTTTGCGAATAATTTTGCTAAAAAATTATACGAAAAAATGGGTTTCTGTGATAGAAATATAACAATGTCTATGCAAATAACAGATTAG
- a CDS encoding nucleoside hydrolase — translation MKQIYFNHDGGVDDLISLFLLIQMDDIELIGVSAIGADSYIEPAVSASQKIINRFSDQPIHVAASKERGKHPFPKDWRMHAFFMDALPILNEPSNQHSLLLKQPAYQDIIVKLQAPSQKVTLLFTGPLTDLAKAITVEPTIVQNIDCLVWMGGTFLDKGNVEEPEHDGTAEWNAFWDPEAVQIVFDTNIKIEMVALESTNQVPMTWDVRQAWANERHYPGVDFLGVSYAAVPPLTHFQTNSTYFLWDVLTTAYVGMPELVQQHSVNVSVHTEGASQGQTYIDDVNGRPISLVDHVEHDAFFKYITYLAKKVIH, via the coding sequence ATGAAACAAATTTACTTTAACCATGATGGTGGTGTAGATGATCTCATTTCATTATTTCTATTAATACAAATGGATGATATAGAGCTTATTGGTGTAAGCGCAATTGGTGCAGATAGTTATATCGAACCAGCAGTAAGTGCATCTCAAAAAATAATTAACCGCTTCTCTGACCAACCAATACATGTTGCCGCTTCAAAAGAGCGCGGTAAACATCCTTTTCCAAAAGATTGGCGTATGCACGCATTTTTTATGGATGCGTTACCTATTTTAAATGAACCATCAAACCAACACTCTTTATTATTAAAGCAACCTGCCTACCAAGATATTATAGTTAAATTACAAGCTCCGTCCCAAAAAGTCACTTTACTTTTTACAGGTCCCTTAACAGATTTAGCCAAAGCTATCACAGTAGAGCCTACTATTGTTCAGAATATCGATTGCCTTGTATGGATGGGGGGTACATTTTTAGATAAAGGTAACGTTGAAGAACCTGAACATGATGGAACAGCTGAATGGAATGCTTTTTGGGATCCCGAAGCTGTGCAAATTGTATTTGATACGAATATCAAAATAGAAATGGTAGCTTTAGAAAGCACGAATCAAGTACCTATGACATGGGATGTTAGACAAGCATGGGCAAACGAACGTCATTATCCTGGTGTAGACTTCTTAGGTGTAAGCTATGCTGCTGTCCCACCATTAACACACTTCCAAACGAATTCCACTTACTTCTTATGGGACGTATTAACAACAGCTTACGTTGGCATGCCTGAACTTGTTCAACAACACAGTGTGAATGTGTCTGTACATACTGAAGGAGCTAGCCAAGGACAAACGTATATTGACGATGTGAATGGTAGACCTATTTCACTAGTAGATCACGTTGAACATGACGCTTTCTTCAAATACATCACTTATTTAGCTAAAAAAGTCATACACTAA